In a single window of the Bactrocera dorsalis isolate Fly_Bdor chromosome 2, ASM2337382v1, whole genome shotgun sequence genome:
- the LOC105226774 gene encoding prolyl 4-hydroxylase subunit alpha-2: MKSPQPYNVLHMKLSVSRLWLRDFQLEFRFSLERLAVYYSDTRGLCFIISILICCVIVILGFCAVKMQLFFLLTCALLLLHLGAVFASKMEFFSSVHQMSKLVQFEGVLLKHMQKYVGFNENKLEFLKSRLVELENDRDEALQEGLDYFDSPVNKYLLTKRLTMDWERVENIMQHDAGKQPLSNIERYVNVNPFPEVSELEGAIAGFLRIQDVYRLKASDMAQGILDGVKYNVVIDAHLCLDIAKYAGKENQMRLAHAWALEALKRLHKAEENDSEQKFVSEKTDEAEILELLAKTKRHLGDLKGANQTYAELVALRPDVKNYTNSYLDFQLENIFSEYSTVDLTEEHEPLPANLLHTDEFTRYKHTCNGLLKQTPSEERDLRCGYLTETHPFLLIAPIKAEELNHDPLLVVYYDVVTDAEIEQMKTLSNDYIVRARVMGYNKSVVSPVRTSQFVFLPKQSHPLLRAIDVRAGHMSDLNMDFAEDHQFQNYGIGGHYGQHYDAFDAKLERLISNRELGNRIATLLFYLTDVEQGGGTAFPYLKRLLMPKKGAAAFWYNLHADGVRDLRTLHGGCPIIVGSKWVLNRWIREFDQSDRRPCELWVDSR; this comes from the exons ATGAAAAGCCCACAGCCATACAATGTTTTGCACATGAAGCTGAGCGTTAGTCGCCTTTGGTTACGTGACTTTCAGTTGGAATTTCGATTTTCGCTAGAACGGTTAGCCGTTTATTACAGCGACACGCGCGGTTTGTGCtttattatttccattttaatttGCTGCGTTATTGTGATACTCGGTTTCTGCGCCGTGAAAATGCAGTTATTTTTCCTGCTAACCTGCGCGCTTTTGCTGCTCCATTTGGGAGCGGTGTTTGCATCCAAAATGGAGTTTTTCTCTTCAGTGCATCAAATGTCGAAATTAGTGCAATTTGAAGGTGTTCTCCTGAAgcatatgcaaaaatatgtgggatttaatgaaaataaattggaGTTTCTAAAGTC TCGTTTGGTCGAATTGGAAAATGATCGCGATGAAGCGCTACAGGAAGGCTTAGACTATTTTGACAGTcctgtaaacaaatatttattaacgaaACGTTTAACTATGGACTGGGAGCGTGTTGAAAATATTATGCAACATGATGCGGGAAAAC AACCGCTCAGTAACATAGAACGTTACGTTAACGTCAATCCCTTTCCCGAAGTTTCTGAATTAGAAGGAGCTATTGCCGGCTTTTTGCGCATACAAGATGTATACCGATTGAAAGCGTCAGATATGGCGCAAGGTATTTTGGACGGCGTGAAATACAA CGTGGTAATAGATGCCCATCTCTGTTTGGATATCGCAAAATACGCTGGAAAGGAAAATCAAATGCGACTAGCGCATGCGTGGGCCTTGGAAGCACTGAAACGTTTGCACAAAGCCGAAGAGAACGACAGCGAACAGAAGTTCGTATCGGAGAAAACCGATGAGGCCGAAATTTTGGAATTATTGGCGAAGACTAAAAGACACTTGGGTGATTTGAAGGGCGCAAACCAGACCTATGCTGAGCTTGTAGCATTGCGACCGGATGTCAAGAACTATACGAATAGCTACTTAGATTTTCAGCTAGAAAACATATTTTCGGAATACTCGACTGTTGATCTCACCGAGGAGCATGAG CCACTGCCAGCGAACCTGCTCCACACCGATGAGTTCACGCGCTACAAACACACCTGCAATGGCTTGCTTAAGCAAACTCCAAGCGAGGAACGTGATTTGCGTTGCGGCTATCTCACCGAAACCCATCCATTCCTACTGATCGCACCCATCAAAGCCGAAGAGCTAAATCATGATCCGCTGCTCGTGGTTTATTACGATGTTGTGACGGATGCTGAAATAGAGCAAATGAAGACTTTATCCAACGACTATATAGTGCGTGCAAGAGTCATGGGTTACAACAAGAGCGTAGTCTCGCCAGTACGCACGAGCCAATTTGTCTTTCTGCCGAAGCAGTCGCACCCACTGCTGCGGGCGATTGATGTGCGCGCTGGGCATATGTCCGATTTGAATATGGATTTCGCAGAAGATCACCAGTTCCAAAATTATGGCATAGGCGGCCACTACGGCCAACATTACGATGCGTTTGACGCGAAGTTG GAACGCTTAATCAGCAATCGTGAATTGGGCAATCGTATTGCAACTTTGCTCTTCTAT TTAACGGATGTTGAGCAGGGTGGCGGCACTGCCTTCCCCTACCTCAAGCGCCTGTTGATGCCCAAGAAGGGCGCCGCGGCGTTTTGGTACAATCTGCATGCCGACGGTGTGCGGGATCTTCGCACTCTCCATGGCGGCTGCCCGATTATTGTGGGCTCCAAGTGGG TGCTCAATCGTTGGATCCGCGAGTTTGATCAGAGCGATCGGCGACCTTGCGAGTTGTGGGTCGACAGTAGATAA